From Neomonachus schauinslandi chromosome 12, ASM220157v2, whole genome shotgun sequence, the proteins below share one genomic window:
- the LOC110582808 gene encoding olfactory receptor 6V1, protein MANLSHPSEFVLLGFSSFGELQVLLYGPFLTLYLLAFMGNTVIIVMVIANTHLHTPMYFFLGNFSLLEILVTMTAVPRMLSDLLVTHKVISFTGCMVQFYFYFSLGSTSFLILSDVALDRFVAICHPLCYDILMSWAMCIRLAGAAWAAPFLVMVPTVISRAYLNYCHGNIINHFFCDNAPLLQLSCSDTSLLEFWDFMMALAFVLSSFLVTLISYGYIVTTVLRIPSASGRQKAFSTCGSHLILVFIGYSSTIFLYVRPGKAHFVEVNKTVALVTSVLTPFLSPFILTLRNETVKAVLRGQMQRLKGLHKAL, encoded by the coding sequence ATGGCAAATCTGAGCCACCCTTCTGAATTTGTCCTCTTGGGCTTCTCCTCTTTTGGTGAGCTGCAGGTTCTGCTGTATGGGCCCTTCCTCACGCTTTATCTTCTTGCCTTCATGGGAAACACTGTCATCATAGTCATGGTCATAGCCAACACCCACCTACATACACCCATGTACTTCTTTCTGGGTAACTTTTCCCTGTTGGAGATCTTGGTGACCATGACTGCAGTGCCCAGGATGCTCTCAGACCTGCTGGTCACCCATAAAGTCATTTCCTTCACTGGCTGCATGGTCCAGTTCTACTTCTACTTTTCCCTGGGTTCCACCTCCTTCCTCATCCTGTCAGATGTGGCCCTTGACCGCTTTGTGGCCATCTGCCACCCACTGTGCTATGACATTTTGATGAGCTGGGCTATGTGTATCAGGCTGGCAGGGGCTGCCTGGGCAGCTCCTTTCCTAGTCATGGTGCCCACTGTCATCTCCCGGGCTTATCTCAATTATTGCCATGGCAACATCATTAACCACTTCTTCTGTGACAATGCACCTCTGCTGCAGCTGTCCTGCTCAGACACCAGCCTGCTGGAATTCTGGGACTTCATGATGGCCTTGGCTTTTGTCCTCAGTTCCTTCCTGGTGACCCTCATCTCCTATGGCTATATTGTGACCACCGTGCTGAGGATCCCATCTGCTAGCGGCCGTCAGAAGGCTTTCTCTACGTGTGGGTCCCACCTCATCCTGGTCTTCATTGGTTACAGCAGCACCATCTTCCTTTATGTCAGGCCTGGCAAAGCACATTTTGTGGAAGTCAACAAGACCGTAGCCCTGGTGACATCGGTCCTCACCCCCTTTCTCAGTCCCTTTATCCTTACCCTCCGCAATGAGACAGTCAAGGCAGTGCTACGGGGGCAGATGCAGAGGCTTAAAGGCCTCCACAAGGCACTATGA
- the LOC110582807 gene encoding olfactory receptor 6V1-like, translating to MSNFSVVREFVLLGFSHLHEFQILLFAFILLIYVLTVLGNLAIITLTCLDSHLHSPMYFFLCNFSFMEMLVTSTVVPRMLADLLCTHKTFFPAECLTQSFLYFSLGSTHFLILTDMAFDRYVAICRPLHYPTIMNGPMCVKLVVVCWVVGFLSIVSPTLQKTRLWFCNPNIISHYFCDSAPLLKLSCSDTRHTECMDFFLSLLFVLATMLLIIVSYILIVAAVLHSPSFSGGQKAFSTCASHLTVVVLGNGSAIFIYLRPGKGHSTHLNKVVALMTTVVTPFLNLFIFTLRNEKVKEVIEDMTKRLLFRDAAVHR from the coding sequence ATGAGTAACTTCAGTGTCGTCAGGGAATTTGTGCTGCTGGGGTTTTCACATCTCCATGAGTTCCAGATCCTCCTGTTTGCATTCATCCTATTGATATATGTGCTAACAGTACTGGGGAACCTGGCCATTATCACCCTCACATGCCTTGATTCCCACCTCCACTcacccatgtacttcttcctctgcAACTTCTCCTTCATGGAAATGCTGGTCACTTCCACCGTGGTTCCTAGGATGCTGGCAGACCTGCTATGCACTCATAAGACCTTTTTCCCGGCTGAGTGCCTCACCCAGTCTTTCCTTTACTTCTCTTTGGGTTCCACCCACTTCCTGATTCTCACAGACATGGCCTTCGATCGCTACGTGGCCATCTGCCGCCCTCTGCACTACCCAACCATCATGAATGGTCCCATGTGTGTGAAGCTGGTGGTGGTCTGCTGGGTGGTCGGCTTCCTCTCCATCGTGTCCCCCACCCTGCAAAAAACACGGCTATGGTTCTGCAACCCTAACATCATCAGCCACTACTTTTGTGACTCTGCCCCACTTCTCAAGCTTTCCTGCTCTGATACCCGCCACACTGAATGCATGGACTTCTTCCTGTCCTTACTATTTGTGCTGGCCACCATGCTGCTGATCATAGTGTCCTACATCCTCATTGTGGCTGCAGTGCTGCACAGCCCCTCCTTCTCTGGGGGCCAGAAGGCCTTCTCCACTTGTGCCTCCCACCTCACTGTGGTGGTTCTGGGCAATGGCAGTGCCATCTTCATCTATTTGAGGCCAGGCAAGGGCCACTCCACACACCTCAACAAGGTGGTGGCTCTGATGACTACAGTAGTGACCCCTTTCCTCAATCTCTTCATCTTCACCCTTCGGAATGAGAAGGTCAAGGAGGTCATTGAAGATATGACCAAAAGGCTCCTCTTCAGAGATGCAGCAGTCCACAGATGA